One part of the Vitis riparia cultivar Riparia Gloire de Montpellier isolate 1030 chromosome 6, EGFV_Vit.rip_1.0, whole genome shotgun sequence genome encodes these proteins:
- the LOC117915810 gene encoding dof zinc finger protein DOF3.6-like isoform X1: MVFSSVPLYPDPLNWQQQPNRQEGSGNENPQLPPPPPQAGSLGSIRPGSMADRARVAKIPQPETALKCPRCESTNTKFCYFNNYSLTQPRHFCKTCRRYWTRGGALRNVPVGGGCRRNKKSKSSSSKSPASAERHAGSNSTSAIPSSGTAEIIGHLPKQASQLPFMPTLQNLTQYGIGNMSLNFGGNTPHIMASSGGGQNEMGFHIGSNSVGLSAEGVEQWRLQQVQQFPFLGSFEPPTGLYPFQNEDVKASSSVDRNGHLPHMVSGSGVAQLTAVKLLENQGLNLSRQFLDTSENNQYWVGNAWTDFSESPQLVASSKSENVRSLAEEPISS, from the exons ATGGTTTTCTCATCTGTTCCACTCTATCCAGATCCTTTGAACTGGCAGCAG CAACCCAATCGTCAAGAAGGAAGTGGCAATGAAAATCCCCAgcttccaccaccaccacctcagGCCGGTAGTCTGGGCTCGATTAGACCTGGTTCGATGGCTGATCGAGCACGGGTAGCTAAGATACCACAACCAGAGACAGCACTGAAGTGTCCCAGATGCGAATCGACCAATACTAAGTTTTGCTACTTCAATAATTATAGTCTCACACAGCCCCGCCACTTCTGTAAGACATGTCGACGATACTGGACGCGAGGAGGTGCCCTTAGGAATGTTCCGGTGGGTGGAGGATGCCGTAGAAACAAGAAAAGCAAAAGCAGTAGCTCGAAGTCGCCAGCTTCTGCTGAAAGGCATGCTGGTTCGAACTCGACCAGTGCAATTCCCTCTAGTGGCACCGCAGAGATAATTGGTCACTTGCCAAAACAAGCTTCTCAGTTACCCTTCATGCCCACTTTACAAAATCTTACTCAGTATGGTATTGGGAATATGAGCTTAAACTTTGGTGGAAATACGCCACATATAATGGCATCCAGTGGTGGTGGCCAGAATGAAATGGGTTTTCATATAGGTAGTAATTCAGTAGGTTTGTCCGCAGAAGGAGTGGAGCAGTGGCGTTTGCAACAGGTTCAGCAATTTCCTTTCTTGGGTAGCTTTGAGCCACCAACAGGTTTGTACCCATTTCAAAATGAAGATGTCAAAGCATCGTCTTCTGTAGATAGAAACGGCCATCTTCCCCACATGGTGTCGGGCTCTGGGGTTGCCCAGCTGACTGCAGTGAAATTGCTAGAAAACCAAGGGCTAAACTTGTCAAGGCAGTTCTTGGATACTTCAGAAAATAATCAGTATTGGGTTGGAAATGCGTGGACGGATTTCTCTG AATCGCCTCAGCTTGTCGCAAGTTCCAAATCCGAGAACGTAAGATCACTTGCTGAGGAACCTATCTCATCCTGA
- the LOC117915810 gene encoding dof zinc finger protein DOF3.6-like isoform X2: MVFSSVPLYPDPLNWQQQPNRQEGSGNENPQLPPPPPQAGSLGSIRPGSMADRARVAKIPQPETALKCPRCESTNTKFCYFNNYSLTQPRHFCKTCRRYWTRGGALRNVPVGGGCRRNKKSKSSSSKSPASAERHAGSNSTSAIPSSGTAEIIGHLPKQASQLPFMPTLQNLTQYGIGNMSLNFGGNTPHIMASSGGGQNEMGFHIGSNSVGLSAEGVEQWRLQQVQQFPFLGSFEPPTGLYPFQNEDVKASSSVDRNGHLPHMVSGSGVAQLTAVKLLENQGLNLSRQFLDTSENNQYWVGNAWTDFSGLNSSSTSNRL, encoded by the exons ATGGTTTTCTCATCTGTTCCACTCTATCCAGATCCTTTGAACTGGCAGCAG CAACCCAATCGTCAAGAAGGAAGTGGCAATGAAAATCCCCAgcttccaccaccaccacctcagGCCGGTAGTCTGGGCTCGATTAGACCTGGTTCGATGGCTGATCGAGCACGGGTAGCTAAGATACCACAACCAGAGACAGCACTGAAGTGTCCCAGATGCGAATCGACCAATACTAAGTTTTGCTACTTCAATAATTATAGTCTCACACAGCCCCGCCACTTCTGTAAGACATGTCGACGATACTGGACGCGAGGAGGTGCCCTTAGGAATGTTCCGGTGGGTGGAGGATGCCGTAGAAACAAGAAAAGCAAAAGCAGTAGCTCGAAGTCGCCAGCTTCTGCTGAAAGGCATGCTGGTTCGAACTCGACCAGTGCAATTCCCTCTAGTGGCACCGCAGAGATAATTGGTCACTTGCCAAAACAAGCTTCTCAGTTACCCTTCATGCCCACTTTACAAAATCTTACTCAGTATGGTATTGGGAATATGAGCTTAAACTTTGGTGGAAATACGCCACATATAATGGCATCCAGTGGTGGTGGCCAGAATGAAATGGGTTTTCATATAGGTAGTAATTCAGTAGGTTTGTCCGCAGAAGGAGTGGAGCAGTGGCGTTTGCAACAGGTTCAGCAATTTCCTTTCTTGGGTAGCTTTGAGCCACCAACAGGTTTGTACCCATTTCAAAATGAAGATGTCAAAGCATCGTCTTCTGTAGATAGAAACGGCCATCTTCCCCACATGGTGTCGGGCTCTGGGGTTGCCCAGCTGACTGCAGTGAAATTGCTAGAAAACCAAGGGCTAAACTTGTCAAGGCAGTTCTTGGATACTTCAGAAAATAATCAGTATTGGGTTGGAAATGCGTGGACGGATTTCTCTGGTCTCAACTCTTCCTCCACTAGCAATCGCTTATAA